The Leptospira venezuelensis genome contains a region encoding:
- a CDS encoding ATP-binding protein — translation MSLRTRFSLYCAIVLFAFSVLLTLLVAISAFYDSKVASQEAAFAKAEGASFEVRKIFSEAISKVGEAKTRWELTRPSRDSVEKDLVDLFQHDKRFLGAGAVFEPNLFDGRDFSFIGRKGSNSKGRFVPYFHRSVKNPDEISLEESVYYDNTDESGNYYQIPKATLSDFVGEPYFYPLEGVNIFMISLIRPITRQGRFIGIVGLDLKLSDLEEELFSKRPFGDGHLALISPGGKYAVHGAKGILQGKNAGTAEVKDSVQKSLASGQSFAYPVEGGNSYIFPFSMGTYGKNWAIEVYVPDSVLWNDLGPIILRCLLITFALLPICLYFLDRFFCKFVSEGLSEATTFADSLGAGNYSVQIPTRKFQDEIHHLFVTLGNMKEKLLAAIDQQIRSEKILRESAEIYSRNEIIRLQKEELEVALGELKTAQETLLRNERLAAIGRISGAVSHQINNPLGAIGASRENISFYVKRITILLPFLFEYLSKADESEREFFYTTLNRTLENHKEQIGKKFRETRHSIEAFLKQEQIEEAGDKAAVVAELGFADCPEFILQLCRCSEWDRITEFLMAVRGLEISEEVIHRSTDRMYKIVSALETYSGIAKEDKERWVKVSDTMEVVLGVYEGAGGNRVTVERNYISEATLRCIPEDLVRLWTQIVDNAYQAMSGEGKLKVSIYDSESKIICEVEDSGSGIPKNIREQVGEVLSSGKSEGEGAGIGLAVAASISKKYGGSWNWESEPGCTIFRFSFPKSE, via the coding sequence ATGAGCCTTCGAACGCGCTTCTCTCTTTACTGCGCTATTGTTCTATTTGCATTCTCAGTCCTGCTAACTCTATTAGTGGCCATATCTGCATTCTATGACTCCAAAGTTGCTTCACAAGAGGCAGCCTTTGCAAAGGCAGAAGGAGCTTCTTTCGAAGTTCGTAAAATTTTTTCAGAAGCAATTTCCAAAGTGGGAGAAGCTAAAACTCGCTGGGAACTTACTCGTCCTTCTCGAGATTCCGTTGAAAAAGATCTAGTGGATCTTTTTCAGCATGATAAAAGATTTTTAGGAGCCGGCGCTGTTTTCGAGCCAAATCTTTTTGATGGAAGAGATTTTTCCTTTATAGGTCGTAAAGGTTCTAATTCAAAAGGTAGATTTGTTCCATACTTTCACAGAAGTGTTAAAAATCCAGATGAGATCAGTCTAGAAGAAAGTGTTTATTATGATAATACTGATGAAAGCGGTAACTATTACCAAATCCCCAAGGCAACATTAAGTGACTTTGTAGGAGAGCCTTATTTCTATCCGTTAGAGGGAGTGAATATTTTTATGATCTCCTTGATCCGGCCTATTACTCGCCAAGGACGATTTATAGGAATAGTAGGCTTGGATCTGAAACTTTCGGATTTAGAAGAAGAATTGTTTTCTAAGAGGCCGTTTGGAGACGGACATTTGGCATTGATCTCTCCAGGTGGGAAATATGCAGTTCACGGCGCGAAAGGAATTTTACAAGGAAAGAATGCCGGAACTGCTGAAGTAAAAGATTCAGTTCAGAAATCCTTAGCTTCCGGACAATCTTTTGCTTATCCAGTAGAAGGTGGGAACTCCTACATATTTCCATTTAGTATGGGGACTTATGGAAAAAACTGGGCCATAGAAGTATATGTTCCTGATTCAGTTCTTTGGAACGATCTAGGTCCGATCATTCTAAGATGTTTACTCATTACATTTGCGCTTTTGCCAATCTGTTTATATTTTCTAGATAGATTCTTTTGCAAATTTGTCTCGGAAGGCTTATCGGAAGCGACTACGTTTGCAGATTCTTTAGGGGCCGGGAACTATTCTGTTCAGATCCCGACTCGGAAATTCCAAGATGAGATCCATCATCTTTTTGTAACATTAGGAAATATGAAGGAAAAGTTGCTGGCTGCGATCGATCAGCAGATCCGATCCGAAAAGATTCTCAGAGAATCAGCGGAAATCTATTCGCGAAATGAGATTATTCGTCTTCAAAAAGAAGAATTGGAAGTCGCCTTGGGTGAATTAAAGACCGCTCAGGAAACTTTACTTAGAAATGAACGATTAGCCGCGATAGGCAGGATTTCGGGAGCAGTTAGTCATCAGATCAATAATCCGCTGGGAGCAATCGGAGCTTCTAGAGAGAACATTTCGTTTTATGTGAAGAGGATTACGATACTTCTTCCTTTTCTTTTCGAATATCTAAGCAAGGCAGATGAATCGGAAAGAGAATTTTTTTATACAACATTAAATAGAACATTAGAAAATCATAAAGAACAGATTGGAAAAAAATTCAGAGAAACCCGGCATTCTATAGAAGCATTCTTAAAACAGGAACAAATAGAAGAAGCAGGCGATAAAGCTGCCGTGGTAGCTGAGTTGGGGTTTGCCGATTGTCCAGAATTCATTCTTCAGCTATGTAGATGTTCTGAGTGGGATCGAATTACGGAGTTTTTGATGGCAGTTAGAGGCCTTGAAATTTCGGAAGAAGTTATCCATAGGTCTACTGATCGAATGTACAAAATAGTGTCTGCTTTAGAAACCTATTCGGGGATCGCAAAAGAAGATAAAGAAAGATGGGTCAAAGTCTCCGACACAATGGAAGTTGTGCTTGGAGTATATGAAGGAGCGGGCGGAAATAGGGTCACAGTCGAAAGAAATTATATCTCTGAAGCGACCCTAAGATGTATACCTGAAGATTTAGTTCGACTTTGGACACAGATTGTGGATAACGCGTACCAAGCTATGTCCGGAGAAGGCAAACTTAAGGTAAGTATTTATGATTCAGAATCTAAGATTATCTGCGAAGTGGAAGACAGTGGTTCTGGTATTCCCAAAAACATCAGAGAGCAAGTGGGAGAAGTTTTATCTTCTGGAAAATCGGAAGGGGAAGGCGCGGGTATAGGGCTCGCAGTTGCCGCTTCCATTTCTAAAAAATACGGGGGCAGTTGGAATTGGGAAAGTGAACCCGGCTGCACTATCTTTCGCTTTTCTTTTCCAAAATCAGAATAA